The genomic DNA TCATCGCTGAAGAAGTGGGCCTGACGCTCGAAAAGGTCACCCTGGCCGACCTGGGCCAAGCCAAGCGCATCGAAGTGGGCAAGGAAAACACCATCATCATCGACGGCGCCGGTGCTGCTGCTGACATCGAAGCCCGCGTCAAGCAAGTGCGCGTGCAGATCGAAGAAGCCACGTCCGACTACGACCGCGAAAAGCTGCAAGAACGCGTGGCCAAGCTGGCTGGCGGTGTGGCCGTGATCAAGGTCGGCGCTGCCACCGAAGTCGAAATGAAAGAAAAGAAGGCCCGCGTGGAAGACGCACTGCACGCTACGCGCGCAGCGGTGGAAGAAGGCGTTGTGGCCGGTGGCGGCGTGGCTCTGCTGCGCGCCAAGCAAGCGGTTGGCACCTCCATCAAGGGTGACAACGCCGACCAGGACCACGGCATTGCCCTGGTGCTGAAGGCCATCGAAGCGCCTCTGCGCGAAATCGTGAACAACGCCGGCGGCGAAGCCTCGGTGGTGGTGAACGCTGTGTTGGCCGGCAAGGGCAACTTTGGCTTCAACGCTGCCAACGACAGCTACGGCGACATGCTCGAATTGGGCATTCTGGACCCCACCAAGGTCACCCGCACGGCCCTGCAAAACGCAGCATCGGTGGCATCTCTGCTGCTGACGACTGAGTGCATGGTGGCTGACGCACCGAAGGAAGAAGCCGGTGCTGGCGGCGGCATGCCTGACATGGGCGGCATGGGTGGCATGGGCGGCATGGGCATGTAATTGCCCGGTCCCTGCGCAGCCTTCATGGCTGCGCAGCCCCACAAAGAGCCCGCAGGTCTTATGGCCTGCGGGCTTTTTTCATGCGACGAAGGGCGCGCCGTAGGTGTTGGTCGATCCCTCGCCGGGCTGCACCCACCAGTACAGCAGTACAAAAAAACCAATCCCGGTCAACAAAAGCAGTTGCCACCAGCCCGTGCGGCCAATGTCGTGCAGGCGGCGCGTGCCCACGGCCAGTGCCGGAAACAGCAGCGCCAGCGAGGCCAGGCCGTAAACCACGTCACCGAGCATGCCGGCAATGATCATCACTACCACCTGGAACAGAAAAAACCACCAGTACTCGGAGCGTGATGCGCGCCCCGAAAACGTGGCGTACTGCCCCAGGCACGATTGGATTGCCTGAACAAAATCCATGGTGTAGTCCCCCTCTCTTGGTTGAATGTTGGCGAAATGGGGCGAATGCCCATGGACATGATAGGGGTGCAGTGCGACAAGCACGCGCGACGAGGCCGGTTGCCAGGGCCCTGCCGCAGTCCACACCATTCCGCGCCGGAATGCTTCTTTTTTAATAGCTGTTAGCGCTTATTGGACAAGCGCTTTCGGCCATTTTCAATAAAACAATCTGCCGGACGCATGCGCGCCCCAGCAAGGCGCGTCTTAAGCCATTCTTCATGCCCGCCTTGCACCATGGCGGCATGCACACCCCACTCACCACCTTTCTCACCCGTGTGGCCGCCCTGCTG from Acidovorax sp. T1 includes the following:
- a CDS encoding DUF805 domain-containing protein; this translates as MDFVQAIQSCLGQYATFSGRASRSEYWWFFLFQVVVMIIAGMLGDVVYGLASLALLFPALAVGTRRLHDIGRTGWWQLLLLTGIGFFVLLYWWVQPGEGSTNTYGAPFVA